In Cicer arietinum cultivar CDC Frontier isolate Library 1 chromosome 1, Cicar.CDCFrontier_v2.0, whole genome shotgun sequence, one DNA window encodes the following:
- the LOC101514186 gene encoding uncharacterized protein, with protein sequence IISCFNENAINVSHSSCSSSYSNKSYISPNLTPSTQNSVSSLYKSILSNKKHILIKVTWCKNHSNQGLTITFDEEENPLASSFKLNTNSRFFRKKKGSKFLEHCNNDLKVEVFWDLSNAKYENGPEPVEGFYIAVLVDSEIGLILGDIGEDFLTKKMKKRTLLAKVSLFSKSEIFSGNNTIYTTKAKFCESGNLHEILIKCSGENEGFNKFPILSVFIDKKVVICVKRLHWNFRGNQTIFVDGLLVDLLWDVHNWFFKGVSNGCGVFMFRTRSGLDSRLWLEEKLDVKDKDRLGFSLLIYACKTS encoded by the coding sequence attatttcttgtttCAATGAAAATGCAATAAATGTGTCACATTCTTCATGTTCTTCAAGctattcaaacaaaagttatatATCTCCAAACCTTACACCTTCAACACAAAATTCAGTTTCATCACTCTACAAATCAATCCTCTccaacaaaaaacatattttgatcAAAGTCACATGGTGTAAAAACCATTCAAATCAAGGACTCACAATTACCtttgatgaagaagaaaatccaCTAGCAAGTTCTTTCAAACTCAACACAAATTCAAGGTTTtttaggaaaaagaaaggaagcaaaTTTTTGGAACATTGTAACAATGATTTAAAAGTTGAAGTCTTTTGGGATCTTTCAAATGCAAAATATGAAAATGGTCCTGAACCTGTTGAAGGATTTTACATTGCAGTTCTTGTTGATTCAGAAATTGGTCTCATTCTTGGTGACATAGGTGAAGATTTTTTAACAAAGAAGATGAAAAAAAGAACCCTTTTGGCTAAAGTTTCACTTTTTTCAAAAAGTGAAATTTTTTCAGGTAACAACACAATTTACACAACTAAGGCAAAGTTTTGTGAAAGTGGAAATTTGCATGAGATTTTGATTAAATGCAGTGGTGAAAATGAAGGGTTTAATAAATTTCCTATTCTTAGTGTTTTTATTGATAAGAAGGTGGTGATTTGTGTGAAGAGGTTGCATTGGAATTTTAGGGGTAATCAAACAATTTTTGTTGATGGGTTGTTGGTGGATTTGCTTTGGGATGTTCATAATTGGTTTTTTAAAGGTGTTTCTAATGGGTGTGGTGTGTTTATGTTTAGGACTAGGAGTGGTTTGGATAGTAGATTATGGTTAGAAGAGAAATTGGATGTCAAAGATAAAGATAGACTTGGTTTTTCTTTGTTGATCTATGCTTGTAAGACCTCTTAG
- the LOC101513840 gene encoding stress-response A/B barrel domain-containing protein At5g22580, translating to MVVMEEFKHFVIVKFKEGVEVEDLTKGMEKLVSEIDVVKSFEWGQDIESLDVLRQGFTHAFLMTFNKKEDFAEFQSHPNHVEFSEKFSAAIEKIVLLDFPSTLVKKPA from the exons ATGGTAGTCATGGAAGAATTCAAGCACTTTGTGATTGTTAAGTTCAAAGAAGGTGTTGAAGTTGAAGACCTCACAAAAGGGATGGAGAAATTGGTCTCTGAGATTGATGTTGTCAAGTCCTTTGAATG GGGACAGGATATTGAAAGCCTAGATGTGTTGAGACAAGGTTTCACTCATGCATTCTTGATGACATTCAACAAAAAAGAAGACTTTGCAGAATTTCAAAGCCACCCAAATCATGTTGAGTTCTCTGAAAAGTTTTCAGCAGCTATTGAAAAGATTGTTCTGCTTGATTTCCCATCGACTCTTGTCAAGAAACCAGCATAA
- the LOC101514506 gene encoding probable ribosome biogenesis protein RLP24, whose product MRLEKCWFCSSTVYPGHGIQFVRNDAKIFRFCRSKCHKNFKMKRNPRKVKWTKAYRRVHGKDMTQDSTFEFERKRNRPERYDRNLADNVLKAIPKIDKIRVSREERHHKNRMKENEAKGQREAKKELEQSISLVKAPSALQQDPSLTLPKTIVKVSQQKSEENPLMEE is encoded by the exons ATGAGATTGGAGAAATGTTGGTTTTGTTCTTCAACCGTATACCCTGGACATGGAATCCAGTTTGTCCGTAATGATGCAAAG ATATTTCGGTTTTGTAGATCAAAATGCCACAAGAACTTCAAAATGAAGAGGAATCCTCGTAAAGTGAAATGGACCAAGGCATATAGACGAGTCCATGGAAAGGATATGACACAg GATTCAACCTTCGAGTTTGAGAGGAAACGAAACAGGCCCGAGAGATACGACAGGAATCTTGCTGATAATGTACTCAAGGCCATTCCTAAGATTGATAAGATCAGAGTCAGTAGGGAGGAGAGACACCATAAGAATAG GATGAAAGAAAACGAGGCGAAGGGGCAGAGGGAGGCAAAGAAGGAGTTGGAGCAGAGCATCAGTTTGGTCAAAGCTCCTTCCGCATTACAACAAGATCCATCTCTCACCTTACCCAAGACCATAGTCAAGGTTTCACAACAGAAATCAGAGGAGAATCCTCTCATGGAAGAGTGA